From the Synchiropus splendidus isolate RoL2022-P1 chromosome 3, RoL_Sspl_1.0, whole genome shotgun sequence genome, the window ATCTCAAATACATTGTTAAAAAATCGCGTCAACAGGAATTTTCTGCCACTGCTTGATCAAATTAGTAGAGAAGGTAGGAAGGTCTCCTCTCAGTTGATCGGTGCTAATGACAATCTACACTGCTTAAACTAACAGTAAACTGTACTCATGTTCTTTTCCCCTAAGTTAAATGTCCTTTTTCCGTATGACTTGACAAATGAATTTATTGGGAATTTGAAAAAGCCACAATTACAAGTAAAACTCTCACAGGAACCCATGGCATGGTACTTCCAAATTTCTTGTTTTATTAATGGGTTGCAAATATTCAAAGTTACAACTTTTGTCTTCAAAATGACACCCTAGAAAAGCCTTGCTAGGCCAGGCAGGCTAAATCAACTCACCCAACATTATTTTCAGCTATCACATTACATTCACAATCCTCCCCACCGACttcttttccaaaaaaaaaaaaaaaaaaaaagttgtttaacCCTGAAATAAAACATGGATACAGTTATGATGCCATTTTGGCTTCCAGGTTTTCCAAAGAACATTTGTAACTTGGGCTGGGTCTGGAAACTGCAAGAGATCTGTTAATTGACACAACTTTTGCATCATATCAACATTGAATAAATTTGCTATACTTTTTCACTCTGTTTAGAAATCTTTATATTATTTACTTACCAACTTCTAACAAGCTCAAAGCTTCAGATTTATTAAAAAACTAAAGATAAAAGAAGGCGGCTGAGTACATTTCACATTTCTTCGTTTCTTTCTCTTAAAAAAGTGTATAGGACTTTGCTCTTCTTTTGTCTGACATTTTCATACTTTATCTTACCTTTGGTCTCTTCTGTACTCCCAATTGTTTCTGCAAATGGACTTTTAGTTCACAAGAAGGAAGCAGTACCATTTGCTCATCCGGAAATCCCCAAAGCCACCCACTCAGATATGCTGGCTCaacaacatgtttcattttcttaaacTGGAAAAGTCGAGATTGACTGTTGACTGATGTCCCTCATGAACTAGAACCCATTCAGTTCATATGTAACACTGTATTGAACTTGCCAGTGAtttaagatttgtttttttcaactctAGTTTTTCGTTTTGTTGATCCTTTCTGCTTTGTCTACTGTATCTTTGTATTGGAatatacaaacacacatgacACACATATGACTGGCATGTAAAtaaggaaagtttttttttttttttcaaaagtggcAGCCATAGCTGAATCATGTTCTGACATGATTTGTTTCAACTGTGGCAACAACCTTCTCAAGTGGTTCATTTAAGCTAGAGAGTAACCTGAGAGAGTAATTAAAAAGTTGAATGATCACTTTGTGGTCACTTAGAGGGATTTGGTTTACGCTTCAAAGTTACTGCTTctattttgtttgaaaatgtattaaCCTGAGGGTCTCATTACTCATTGTAATCACTGAAAAGATTTATCAGAagttcataataataaaaaaccctTTACATACTTGAAATGTAATgtgtatgtaaataaatatttccacaTTAACTGTGATATGTGTCCTCTCAATATCTCATATTTCAGGATGACAATACAGTATTGCTGAAAGGTGGTTAAACATGAAGGTTAGAAATGGTTGCCGTGATTTTAGAGCGAGcttaaagaaaatacaaaagagGCCTTTAAATACATTGAACTGTCACTTGAATGTCATTTGTTGATGCTGTGTATACGGCTTATGTGTTTGTGACTGATCCCAGAACCAAAGTGAAGGAATACATTTACAGAATTCAGACAATGATGAAAGACAATGAACACAAAATCAAACCCATTACTAACATAAACTGCAAACATCAGACTCAATTTGACTGCATGTGCCCCAGGTCTTACTTTCTGGAGTTAGACAAACTTCAAATGCCTTCAATGTCAATCTGTTGCCAAAGCCAATCCTCCGACGACATTCCGATGCAAATGACCGCCGTCTCAGCAACAAAACAGTCTGGGATGGGGAGAAAATGCTGATGCACACGTTAAGTTGACCATTCCCACATCATTGATCCAGTAACTGACTCATTTGCACGCCAATTCAGGCGctgatcaaacacacaaacagctttTCAGCAGGACAACACAGCTTAATCTGAACCATTTTTATGAATAGGGTTGCAAATGTCACATTTGATGGACCAACAACAAGCTGAACCCACAGAAGGGGGTTGGGATGTTTCGTTAGAAGTTGTAATCTGAGTGTAACTTGTAAAATCTACCTAAATCTCACCAGTGTGATGGAACAACAGGAATGTATGTATTTCAAAGCACCAACAAGATGACCAACGTAAAGTAAAGTAACCCACAAACTGTAAAACCAATTCATCTGAACATACTTTGCCAACATAGATGGAAACATGATCACACGTCAACACAAATATTCATTGTTACACTGATATTGATACACTATTCCAGTCATTCAAACATGCAAACAGAATCTCAATTTTAATTGTGAAGACAAGCCACTTTGTCTAATCTGCTGTAAAGAATAGTAGGTTAAACACAAGTACAACAAAGACATTTATAATGTTTGCCAGACCTCCTGGCATGCATTTCTAATATTGCTCCATACTTCTTCATCATGACAGTTTTTAAGTTTCTTCAATttgatgtgtgtatttttgCATTGATTTGTAATATTATTATTCACAAATAACTCCTTTCCCTGAAGGATCTTTCAGcaagttatttaaaaacatcaagTCAAGAATTGTCCTTCAGatattgatgttttttattctttatcGGACCAAAAAAAACACTAATGTTCATGTATCAACTTCTGAAAGGTACGATTTTCCAAAaccatttcaacatttttctagtttcattttattgtattaacacatttattatttcccaCCCACCCCAGGATTGCTtggaaataatttattttccatgttaatttatttttctcgccattataaaaaatgaaacaacttATTCTTGCTCAGATGGTTTTCAGCAAATgagatgtgttttctttttttaagttaaCATAATCAAATATGGTGAACTCAATGAATTCAGGATACTAAACCAATGTAAACACAAGATATCAAAGTAGGCCACGACAAAATAATTTAGATGTAAAACACTGTGTTttaacagacacaaacatgtttttttcgaCCCTGTAAAACTAATTTAAATATCTAGCGGCCGATTACTGAGACGCGCCGACGCCCTTTAATTATGGGTGAAAGACGATTGGCTGAAAGTCGGACCCCCACTTTACCTGTCCACACCCAGGCACGTCTTGAAAAAGGCCGGGAAATCGGGCCTCAGTGGGCTTCTCCGCGGCCAGTGCCATTGGACCGTGCAGCGTACCTCACACGTTCACACGCATTTGAGCTCAACTGCGGCATGGCTGACTGGAAGCTTGGCTACAACTACAACGCGTCCTACCATGCCTACGCTTACGGCTACCTCTACCCACATGGAGCGGAGCAGAGCGGGAACATGGCCGGCTGGACCGACAACGAAGTGGTGGACCTGAGCGGCTACAGCTCCGCGGGCTTCTACGCGACTGTAGCCCAACCACCCGATGAATCTCCCCCGGATAGTCCGGAGGTGGACGTGGTCAATGGTCACTACCAAGCGCCCGGCCAACTGTACCACCCCGAGCAACACCGAACGCCTTACAGCCCGGAAGGGAGCGGGAGGTCCGGGAGCGATGGAGTGAGCGACTCGGAAGTACACGCTTCTCCCGGTAAGTGAACGCAACACGGGCATTAGCGTTTATCAGTTAGCGCGACGCTGCGAGATTCGTTTCGCACAATTTTATTCCGATTTTTTCTACACTCTACTGATACTCCTCTCTCATAAATGATGTTATTGTGTGTGGTATTGTAATGAAATTACAGTATCACAGGAAGAattataattctttttttatttttttccaatttttaaaCTGGTCAATATGTGTTTGTTGCAAAAATCAACCAAATATATCCAATCTTCTTCCAGAGTCATGGAACTCAACAAGCAGTGGAGAAGGGCACATCCAGCTCCCAGATTTCACCTCATGGACGAGGAAGCGACACGACGATGAGGTCAGCAGCatcagtagcagcagcagtggtggGAGTCCGGAGACCAGAGAGATTCCAAGCTCGATCACGCTGGCGCCTCAAACGCTCCCCCCAAACCATGATGACACAGTCAACTACACCCCACCTCAAATACCCGTCTCTGTGCCAAAGAAGAAGGGCAACACTTCTTCTAAAGTGAAGGCACGTGTGTCTTTCACCGAGAGTCAGATGAACACTCTTGGTCAGTGCTTCAGTGTGCAGAGATACCTCACCCCAGCCGAGATGAAGAACATCGCCGAGCTGACTGGGCTCACTTACAAACAGGTGAGTCCACTTGTTCTTCAGGGGTCTTCTTACTTGAAACTAAATGTGCGCTTGCTGTAGGTGAAAACCTGGTTTCAAAACCGGAGGATGAAGCTGAAGAGACACCAGAGAGACAATGGCTGGTTGTCCGAGCGATCCATGGCAAACAAGGATGGACAGGTTCGTGGAACGGTCATCGCCAGTGTCCAAAATCCTcttcaaaatgtaaatgtaagtttgtttgttttttcctcttttgtcttGCCAATATGTCCTGCTGCATCAATAGCAGTGCTATAGAGGCTCAGACACACAGCAACACGTCCACATTGGAGGCCTAATCCAAGTCTTGATTTTTGGCCTTAAAGGCAGGATGAAACATGCTTAATATTTGTTGCATCATGCATCGCTTATACCCACTGTTTCTACctgtaactaaaaaaaaaaacctgtttgtGTTGCAGTATCAAGGTGAAGCCAAGCcagagcagaaaactcatttcaaccAACACACAATGCCAATGGCACAGAACGTCGCCCTCTATCTGGCTGCCATGGGAAACACAAATGGACCTGCTGGATACCCCTCATGGCCCATGGGCTCGCTCCAGACTGGAGTGCCACCAAAAGCCCAGACCCCTACTTGGCATATGGCCCCTGGACTACACCATTTCGACCACAACCACAGTGCTTTCAGCACAACAGGCCATGTTTCCGAACCAGGCAAAACGGCAGAATCTGTGAGCAGCCCTTGTGTATAGGCATGTGGCGACAAGCATTTATGTAAATGTTGTTTATACTCTCTTCTACACTTACCCTCATTTGACATAGTGCATTTTTCAGACTGGGTGTAATTAAGATTTTATTCAGTCttgtttttgaaagtttttaCCCTATTTTTATATGCAAATGCTAACCATGTTCTGTTCTTTGCACTTATTGAAGGTTCCAGCTAGCATGCTCCCCACACATGCATTGATTTTGGCAAAGTGCGGAATATATGCACACATTGtacattctatttttttctataaaAAAAGTTCCTGTGGCAACTTCCATAATGTCTCTTTGTGTCCTGCTTTATGGATTGGGTCTGCTCAAATCTCATTACAGCATGCACTGAAAAACACTAATTTTTCACTGTACAATACAATTTAATGTAGATTATGGTTTTAATAACAGTTATCCCTGGATGATCATTTGTTGTTGGAAAAAGCAGACTAACGAGGATGAGTGAAGTTAATGATTTACTGATAGTACTGCAAGTATATCATGtagaaaatgtttattttgcttaaAAAACATAGCAATGCCTTCACTATCAAACAATATGTTCAATATGTTTGAACACACCTCGAGGCCAGGCCTTTTGTCTACATACATATCTGAAATTTGAAAGACAGATGGAGTAATTGAGAGTAAACGGGATCTAATCTGAGCAGAAAACCTTCATGTCACTCACTTTGTGAGATGAAATGTTCTTCCCCAGCCACCATGAAGAGAAAATGCAGGGTGTCTCCCAAGCTAGACCAACTTCATTCCTGTTTATGGCATAGGCAGCTTGACAAGGCTGCGGTAGAAAAGCTCCTTCATGactaaatggaaaaagaaccaaGCATTCTCACATAGAGAAGCATTTCCTGGCTAGTATTCTCACAGTGCGACATGTCCTTCACCCTAGAACCTCATGACATTTTCCACAATAAAGTAAATCGTCACAAAAAAAGTGATATATGCAACACTTGATCACTCTGGGGAAATAAATTTAATCAGCACGACGGGATTTCACACCACATGTCTAACTGCAACCTGCGAAGAAAACAACACTTCTCAAACTGCCATTATAAAATCATTTTTGACACACGTCCCTTTGTCCGGCCACTTCATCATTAAATACAGAAAGAAGCCCCTCCCCATTCAAGTCTCACATACTCCAGCATTCACAGCTCGTATAGTTCAGGTAAAAGTCGAAGGCCTCTGTTTCTCTTCTCCCTGATCCACTGGAGAGTCTGTGACCGAAGCCTGTCTTTCTACAGCAAGGACCAGCCGTTATCGCTTCAGCAGCTTCTCGTCTGCGCTCAGTCCATCTTGAGGCTGCGGTAGATGTAGCGAATGAAGGCGAGCGAAGACCAGAAGGAGATGCTGCCCAGCATCAGGGAGAAGACGAATGCCGTCAGCAGAGAGTAGCCGAAGAACTCTGTGCTTTGCACTAGGCCACTCATCGACGAGCGATTCTTGTAGTAGAAAACAGAGTAAACAAAGATGAAGATTCCGGTGGAGCCGGTGCTGAGGACGCTGCGCCACCACCATCTGTAGTCCTCCCCAGACAGCAGGAAGTAGGTGAGCGCCACTGAGATGCACGCCCCCACTGACAGGAGGATGGCGAAGACACACAACAAGATTCCATACAGGGTGTAATGTTCTCTTCCCCAAACAGTGGCAAAGATGTAGTACAGCTCCACTGAGATGGCACTGAGGGACAGAATCAATGGATGCAAAAGATTCATAAAACCATACTGACATCTTTCATTCTTTGTTTTACTTAAAATGTCTGGCTGTCAATTTACACTTTTTGCTCACCTGAACGGCAAGAAGCCACCGATGGCCATGTGCACGGCGGTGTGTTTGTACCACGGCTGAGCCGGAATTTGTCTGGAGATGTTGCGCGTGCGGCACGGGGCCTGGAAGCTGCCCGCGCGGTTCTTTCCCACGATGCCGCCGATGACAGTCAGCGGGAAGCCAACCAATATCCAGGCAGCTAGCAGGAGCAGAACGGTGGTGACCGGCAAGGCCTGAGTGGAGCCGCACCACCAGTGGATTGAGTTCACAATGCTCCATGTTAGGAAAAGAGGAGCTGTGCGGGAGACGTAAAAAGTTAGCATATTATATGTCATAACAATATTAGCAAGTCAAGTCTTCATaaagcatgtttaaaaaaaaagtagagcaAAATATACAAAACATATAATGAATTAACTATAACGCACCAGAAAAAAGGGTCGATGTGAGGATGATGTTCCAAACCCATCGCTGTCCATTAATTTGTGTGTAAAAGCTACAAGAAACGTATCCTGACACGCAGCTGGTCAACGCGTACAGGACGATAGCAGCGGAGTTGATGGCGCCATGACGATGCACGTTGAACATTCCCAGCAATGCCATGATGATGATCCCTGTGGAAAGGAAAGTAATCTGTAAGCTGTGCAAGTCAAACTGCAGCAGTGTAGTTGGTCAGATGCCCACCAGTGGCAAGGGTAAGGAACTGAGCCCCCACCCCCAGGACGGCACACAGAAGACTCTTGTAGGGCGGAAACCTGAAGACGTCCGTGTGGATGATCTTCCAGCCGTTGTCACTGTGGTCCATATCATCACAGCCACCCTCCTCCTCAACGTTGTATCTGCAATGaagcatgaaaatgaaacatgaaaaggaTGCTGAATTGGTCTATATGGTTAATTCCTCAGATGTCCACTGATATTATATTGTCAGtagaaaaacaagcaaacattgCATTGAGGAATTACATTTGTTTGACTCCTTGCTTATGACTCTGATCTGAATTTCAACAGGTATCTCGACTTTGCATAAAGGTGTTCCATGGGCTCCATGACATAATTCATTCAAAGACACCATTTGAATGGTGAATAACTATCGAACATTGAGTGTAAATTTTCGTTTTCATATGCATGAACATAATGAGGGGAGATGAAGATGTAAACAAGCTGAAAGTTGAGCGAGATACAGGCAAAGATTATGGTTTCTGTGACAAAGAAGAGTTGTTTGTTTCTATCAAAAGACCTGACTTATTTGAACCATATGATTTTAGAAGGAATAATGAATGGTGATGGGTCTGAAGGTTAATAGATGGCCCTGAACACTGAAAGGTAATATACAAAACACCTCACCCTAGCACATAAACAAGGGGACatactc encodes:
- the tm9sf1 gene encoding transmembrane 9 superfamily member 1, whose product is MDLKSIWLLSLVCGWAVGFKQGDNVTLYVNKVGPYHNPQETYHYYTLPVCRPQKVHHKSLSLGEVLDGDRMAESLYHIKFRENVEKKTLCKLTLSGEQVEQLREAIEELYYFEFVLDDIPIWGFVGYLEEGGLLPHTHKVDLWNHLDFNIEYNGDSVIFANVSVKDVKPVPLEEGAGSAGVGVGVGSRNLTITHTYSVRWFESSLPYSRRAERLRDYSFFPKTLEIHWLSIINSLVLVVLLLGFVIIILMRVLKNDFARYNVEEEGGCDDMDHSDNGWKIIHTDVFRFPPYKSLLCAVLGVGAQFLTLATGIIIMALLGMFNVHRHGAINSAAIVLYALTSCVSGYVSCSFYTQINGQRWVWNIILTSTLFSAPLFLTWSIVNSIHWWCGSTQALPVTTVLLLLAAWILVGFPLTVIGGIVGKNRAGSFQAPCRTRNISRQIPAQPWYKHTAVHMAIGGFLPFSAISVELYYIFATVWGREHYTLYGILLCVFAILLSVGACISVALTYFLLSGEDYRWWWRSVLSTGSTGIFIFVYSVFYYKNRSSMSGLVQSTEFFGYSLLTAFVFSLMLGSISFWSSLAFIRYIYRSLKMD
- the nanog gene encoding homeobox protein NANOG isoform X1, giving the protein MGERRLAESRTPTLPVHTQARLEKGREIGPQWASPRPVPLDRAAYLTRSHAFELNCGMADWKLGYNYNASYHAYAYGYLYPHGAEQSGNMAGWTDNEVVDLSGYSSAGFYATVAQPPDESPPDSPEVDVVNGHYQAPGQLYHPEQHRTPYSPEGSGRSGSDGVSDSEVHASPESWNSTSSGEGHIQLPDFTSWTRKRHDDEVSSISSSSSGGSPETREIPSSITLAPQTLPPNHDDTVNYTPPQIPVSVPKKKGNTSSKVKARVSFTESQMNTLGQCFSVQRYLTPAEMKNIAELTGLTYKQVKTWFQNRRMKLKRHQRDNGWLSERSMANKDGQVRGTVIASVQNPLQNVNYQGEAKPEQKTHFNQHTMPMAQNVALYLAAMGNTNGPAGYPSWPMGSLQTGVPPKAQTPTWHMAPGLHHFDHNHSAFSTTGHVSEPGKTAESVSSPCV
- the nanog gene encoding homeobox protein NANOG isoform X2; its protein translation is MGERRLAESRTPTLPVHTQARLEKGREIGPQWASPRPVPLDRAAYLTRSHAFELNCGMADWKLGYNYNASYHAYAYGYLYPHGAEQSGNMAGWTDNEVVDLSGYSSAGFYATVAQPPDESPPDSPEVDVVNGHYQAPGQLYHPEQHRTPYSPEGSGRSGSDGVSDSEVHASPESWNSTSSGEGHIQLPDFTSWTRKRHDDEVSSISSSSSGGSPETREIPSSITLAPQTLPPNHDDTVNYTPPQIPVSVPKKKGNTSSKVKARVSFTESQMNTLGQCFSVQRYLTPAEMKNIAELTGLTYKQVKTWFQNRRMKLKRHQRDNGWLSERSMANKDGQVRGTVIASVQNPLQNYQGEAKPEQKTHFNQHTMPMAQNVALYLAAMGNTNGPAGYPSWPMGSLQTGVPPKAQTPTWHMAPGLHHFDHNHSAFSTTGHVSEPGKTAESVSSPCV